A single region of the Gasterosteus aculeatus chromosome 1, fGasAcu3.hap1.1, whole genome shotgun sequence genome encodes:
- the ndfip2 gene encoding NEDD4 family-interacting protein 2, whose protein sequence is MDPASRYRVLHNEEDSSEASTSEEQPCTSAAAQASMSSQAQVGPAASGTQEEADAPPPPYASIEQGAAAAAPETSYRVDFPVPPPYSVATSLPTYDEAEKAKAAAMATTAVEVMPLDDEFPPREDFSDADQLRVGNDGIFMLAFFMAFLFNWIGFCLSFCLTNTIAGRYGAICGFGLSLIKWILIVRFSDYFTGYFNGQYWLWWIFLLLGLLLFFRGFVNYLKVRNMSENMATSHRTRLFFLY, encoded by the exons ATGGACCCAGCCAGCCGGTACCGAGTG ttGCACAACGAGGAGGACTCTTCAGAGGCCTCCACCAGCGAAGAGCAGCCGTGCACTTCTGCCGCTGCCCAGGCCAGTATGTCCAGCCAGGCCCAAGTCGGCCCGGCGGCGTCAGGCACTCAGGAGGAGGCGGATGCACCTCCACCGCCTTACGCCTCCATCGAACAGGGAGCGGCTGCTGCAGCGCCAG AGACTAGTTACCGGGTGGACTTCCCGGTACCTCCGCCGTACAGCGTCGCCACCTCGCTGCCCACATATGACGAGGCGGAGAAGGCCAAGGCGGCTGCCATGGCGACCACCGCCGTGGAGGTGATGCCACTg GATGACGAATTCCCTCCCCGAGAGGATTTCAGCGACGCTGATCAGCTGCGCGTCGGCAACGATGGGATCTTCATGTTGGCCTTTTTCA TGGCCTTCTTGTTCAACTGGATTGGGTTCTGCCTGTCCTTCTGCCTGACCAATACCATCGCGGGACGCTACGGCGCCATCTGCGGCTTCGGCCTGTCCCTCATCAAGTGGATTCTGATCGTCAGG tTCTCCGACTACTTCACTGGATACTTCAATGGCCAATACTGGCTGTGGTGGATCTTCCTGTTGCTCG GTCTCCTGCTGTTCTTCAGGGGTTTCGTGAACTATCTTAAAGTGCGCAACATGTCAGAGAACATGGCCACGTCTCACAGAAcgcgcctcttcttcctctactAA